In the genome of Nycticebus coucang isolate mNycCou1 chromosome 12, mNycCou1.pri, whole genome shotgun sequence, one region contains:
- the BIN2 gene encoding bridging integrator 2 isoform X3 produces the protein MENYVAQFSEIKERIAKRGRKLVDYDSARHHLEAVQNAKKKDEAKAARAEEEFNKAQIVFEDLNQELLEELPILYNSRIGCYVTIFQNISNLRDVFYREMSKLNHNLYEVMSKLEKQHSNKVFVVKGLSSSKRRSLVISPPVRTSAVSSPLTSPTSPSALALKESEPVSAAEEDLAPDAAQGEDNSEIKEEPLEDEGTEEEESEASSSEEEKSLPAYNGPTQAQPSPTAEDGKSQDKVLPCSPAPSPGRALIPSEQPSSPPEVVLRPRTSSEGSDQPKKKASIQRTSAPPSRPPPPRATPSPRSSSGNSPPASGGGSPTSPRAFLGTGTPSPRASLEASPNPEPPEKPGRTPGAREKENIHSPNPEELCASPTMMIPQVFSDPEAARKMEDKEENEEVISPDSPKGQGLQFQVSAVPEESNLTAPEPQEEVSTSQNAQL, from the exons ATGGAAAACTATGTAGCCCAGTTCAGCGAGATCAAG GAGAGAATCGCCAAGCGGGGTCGGAAACTTGTGGACTATGACAGTGCCCGACACCATCTGGAGGCAGTGCAGAATGCCAAGAAGAAAGATGAGGCCAAGGCTGCCAGG GCAGAGGAAGAGTTCAACAAAGCCCAGATTGTGTTTGAAGATCTGAACCAGGAACTACTGGAGGAGCTGCCTATTCTTTATAACAG TCGTATCGGTTGTTATGTGACCATCTTCCAAAACATTTCCAACTTGAGAGATGTCTTCTACAGGGAAATGAGCAAG TTGAACCACAATCTGTACGAGGTGATGAGCAAACTGGAGAAGCAACATTCCAACAAAGTCTTTGTTGTGAAGGGACTATCAAG CAGCAAGAGACGCTCTTTAGTCATTTCTCCCCCAGTTCGAACATCTGCAGTCTCCAGCCCTCTTACCTCACCTACCAGTCCCTCTGCACTTGCCTTGAAGGAAAGTGAACCTGTCTCAGCAGCTGAAGAAGACCTGGCACCTGATGCAGCCCAGGGAGAAGACAATTCTGAAATCAAAGAAGAGCCCTTAGAAGATGAGGGAACAGAAGAGGAAGAGTCTGAAGCCAGTTCCTCTGAGGAAGAAAAGTCTCTACCAGCCTACAATGGCCCAACCCAGGCCCAGCCCTCTCCTACTGCTGAGGATGGCAAGTCCCAGGATAAGGTTCTCCCTTGCTCCCCAGCCCCATCACCAGGCAGAGCCCTGATTCCTTCAGAGCAGCCTTCATCACCCCCAGAAGTAGTCCTCCGACCCCGCACCTCAAGTGAAGGATCCGACCAACCAAAGAAGAAAGCCTCTATCCAGAGGACCTCAGCACCCCCTAGTAGGCCTCCTCCACCCAGAGCCACTCCGAGCCCCAGGTCCTCCTCGGGGAACAGCCCTCCGGCCTCTGGAGGGGGTtcacccaccagccccagagcctTCTTGGGGACTGGGACTCCAAGTCCTAGGGCCTCCTTAGAGGCCTCTCCTAATCCAGAGCCACCAGAAAAGCCAGGAAGAACTCCTGGGGCGCGAGAAAAGGAAAACATCCATAGTCCAAACCCAGAAGAACTTTGTGCTTCTCCCACTATGATGATCCCTCAG GTTTTTTCAGACCCTGAAGCAGCAAGGAAGATGGAAGACAAGGAAGAGAATGAGGAGGTTATTTCACCTGACTCTCCCAAG GGCCAAGGCCTTCAGTTTCAAGTCTCTGCAGTTCCAGAAGAGAGCAACCTCACAGCACCTGAGCCTCAAGAAGAG GTATCTACAAGTCAAAACGCACAACTCTGA